The following DNA comes from Streptomyces globosus.
CGCGGTCGACCGGTACGGCAACAACGTCGTGGCCCGCACCCGCCTCGGCCGCCCCGAGCGCGTCGTCCTCGCCGGGCACCTCGACACCGTGCCCATCGCCGGGAACGTCCCCTCCCGCCTCGACGGCGACGGCGTCCTGTGGGGCTGCGGCACCACCGACATGAAGTCCGGCGTCGCCGTCCAGCTGCGCATCGCCGCGACCGTGCCCGAGCCCAACCGCGACCTCACCTTCGTCTTCTACGACCAGGAGGAGGTGGCCTCCCACCTCAACGGCCTGGGCCGGATCGCCGAGGCCCACCCCGACTGGCTCGCGGGGGACTTCGCGGTCCTCCTGGAGCCCTCGGACGCCGAGGTCGAGGGCGGCTGCCAGGGCACCCTGCGCGTCCTGCTGCACACCTCCGGCGAGCGCGCCCACTCCGCCCGCAGCTGGATGGGCTCCAACGCCATCCACGCCGCGGCCCCCATCCTGGCCAGGCTGGCCGCGTACGAGCCGCGCCGGCCCGTCATCGACGGCCTGGAGTACCACGAGGGCCTCAACGCGGTCCGCATCGAGGGCGGCGTCGCCAACAACGTCATCCCCGACGCCTGCACCGTGACCGTCAACTTCCGCTACGCGCCCGACCGCAGCGAGGCCGACGCCCTCGCCCACGTCGAGGAGGTCTTCGCGGACTGCGGCGTCACCGCCCTCACCGTCGACGACTCCTCCGGCGGCGCCCTCCCCGGGCTCTCGCACCCCGCCGCGAAGGCCTTCATGGAGGCCGTCGGCGGCCGCGCCATGCCCAAGTTCGGCTGGACCGACGTCTCCCGCTTCAGCGCGCTCGGCGTCCCCGCCGTCAACTACGGCCCGGGCGACGCCCTGCTGGCCCACAAGGTCGACGAACGGGTCGACACCAAGGCGATCCTGCACTGCGAGGAACGACTCCGCGCCTGGCTGACCTCCTGAATTACCCTTCCCGTCACCTCCGTGCGCCTACCCTGATCAAACGATCAGCAGGAGGGAGCACATCATGGGCAACCACCGCGATGCCGAGGGAGGCGTCCGCCGACCCGAGGAGCAGCAGCTCGGACCGGTGCTGCGCCGCCGGAGCCAGGTGCAGGCGGGCAGCACGACCGACCAGCGGCTGCTGGACACGGTCGGGCCCTCCGAGTGGGTGCACACCGATCCCTGGCGGGTCCTGCGCATCCAGTCGGAGTTCATCGAGGGCTTCGGCACGCTGGCGGAGCTGCCGCCCGCGATCAGCGTGTTCGGCTCGGCGCGCACCCCGGCGGGCTCGCCCGAGTACGAGGCCGGCGTCCGCATCGGCAGCGCGCTCGTCGAGGCCGGCTTCGCCGTGATCACCGGCGGCGGCCCCGGCGCCATGGAGGCCGCCAACAAGGGCGCCCGGGAGGCGAACGGGGTCTCCGTCGGCCTCGGCATCGAGCTGCCCTTCGAGCAGGGGCTCAACCAGCACGTCGACCTCGGGCTGAACTTCCGGTACTTCTTCGTCCGCAAGACGATGTTCGTGAAGTACAGCCAGGGCTTCGTCGTCCTGCCGGGCGGACTCGGCACGCTGGACGAGCTGTTCGAGGCCCTGACCCTGGTCCAGACCCAGAAGATCACCCGCTTCCCGATCGTGCTCTTCGGCACGGACTACTGGAACGGGCTCGTCGAGTGGCTCCGGAACACGGTCATCGCCCAGGGCAAGGCCTCCGAGCGCGACCTGTACCTCTTCCACGTCACCGACGACGTGGAAGAGGCCATCGCGCTCGTCACCAAGGAAGTCGGCAAGTGAACGCCGGCACGTAGTGCCCTGACCGCCGGGGTCCGGCTCAGGCCAGTCCCCGGCGGGCCACCGCCGGCTCCCGGTGCCCCTGGATCGCCCGGACCATCTCCAGGACCTGCCGCGTCTCGGCGACCTCGTGCACCCGGTAGACCTGCGCGCCCAGCCAGGCCGACACCGCGGTCGTGGCGAGCGTGCCGAGCAGGCGCTCCTTGACCGGCCGGTCCAGGGTCTCGCCGACGAAGTCCTTGTTGGACAGCGACACCAGCACCGGCCAGCCGGTCTCCGCCATCTCGGCCAGGCGCCGGGTCGCCTCCAGGGAGTGCCGGGTGTTCTTCCCGAAGTCGTGCCCCGGATCGATCATGATCGCGTCGCGGCGGACGCCGAGGGCCGCCGCCCGCTCGGCCAGACCCACCGTGACCCGCAGGATGTCGGCCATCACGTCGTCGTACGCGGTCCGGTGCGGCCGGGTCCGCGGCTCGACCCCGCCCGCGTGCGTGCACACCAGGCCCGCGCCGTACCGGGCGGCGACCTCGGCCAGCTTCGGGTCGACCCCGCCCCAGGCGTCGTTCAGCAGGTCCGCGCCGGCCTCGCAGACCGCCTCGCCGACCTCGTGCCGCCAGGTGTCGACGCTGATCACGACGTCCGGGTGGCGGCGCCGGACCTCGGCGACGAAGCCGACCGTCCGCCGGGCCTCCTCGGCCGCGTCCACGTGCTCGCCCGGCCCCGCCTTGACCCCGCCGATGTCGATGATCGCCGCGCCCTCGGCCACCGCCTGCTCCACGCGCTCCAGGGCCGGCTCGTCGCGGAACGTCGCGCCCTGGTCGTAGAAGGAGTCGGGCGTCCGGTTCACGATCGCCATGATCACCGGCTCGTGGGTGTCGAACTCGCGCCTGCCCAGTCGCAGCATCCCGTTCTTTCCTCCTCAGGGGGCCCTCGCGCCCCGTCTGCGACCTTAACCTGGTCATCTGGTGGTCCACCGGCCGCCGCCGGGAGGTGCCCCGCAAGTCTCTCAGGGAGTTGATCGTGTTCTGGTTCCTGCTGATCGCGCTGGTCGTGGTCGTCACCGCGGTCACCCTGGCCGTGATCGGGGGCGGCTCGGAGGCCGTCCTGCCCGAGGCGGAGCCCGACCGGGTCGCCGACGCCCTCCCCGAGACCCGCCCCGTCGCCCCGGCCGACGTCGCGGCGCTGCGGCTGCCGGTCGCGCCGCGCGGCTACCGGATGGCCGAGGTGGACGACGTACTGGAGCGCCTCGCAGCCGAACTCGCCGAGCGGGACTCCCGGATCGCCGAGCTGGCGGCGTCGGTGGCGACGGCCGGGCGGCCGGCGGCCGCCGGATCCGCTGCCGGGGCTGCGGCCGCCGCCGGGGGCGCCCCCGGGGAGCCCGGGAAGTC
Coding sequences within:
- the folP gene encoding dihydropteroate synthase, giving the protein MLRLGRREFDTHEPVIMAIVNRTPDSFYDQGATFRDEPALERVEQAVAEGAAIIDIGGVKAGPGEHVDAAEEARRTVGFVAEVRRRHPDVVISVDTWRHEVGEAVCEAGADLLNDAWGGVDPKLAEVAARYGAGLVCTHAGGVEPRTRPHRTAYDDVMADILRVTVGLAERAAALGVRRDAIMIDPGHDFGKNTRHSLEATRRLAEMAETGWPVLVSLSNKDFVGETLDRPVKERLLGTLATTAVSAWLGAQVYRVHEVAETRQVLEMVRAIQGHREPAVARRGLA
- a CDS encoding DivIVA domain-containing protein, whose protein sequence is MFWFLLIALVVVVTAVTLAVIGGGSEAVLPEAEPDRVADALPETRPVAPADVAALRLPVAPRGYRMAEVDDVLERLAAELAERDSRIAELAASVATAGRPAAAGSAAGAAAAAGGAPGEPGKSEASAESGEAEAAEPEQDHEPTAVDLSKDAR
- a CDS encoding TIGR00730 family Rossman fold protein; translated protein: MGNHRDAEGGVRRPEEQQLGPVLRRRSQVQAGSTTDQRLLDTVGPSEWVHTDPWRVLRIQSEFIEGFGTLAELPPAISVFGSARTPAGSPEYEAGVRIGSALVEAGFAVITGGGPGAMEAANKGAREANGVSVGLGIELPFEQGLNQHVDLGLNFRYFFVRKTMFVKYSQGFVVLPGGLGTLDELFEALTLVQTQKITRFPIVLFGTDYWNGLVEWLRNTVIAQGKASERDLYLFHVTDDVEEAIALVTKEVGK
- the dapE gene encoding succinyl-diaminopimelate desuccinylase, coding for MSETELDLTLDAARLTARLVDIPSVSGDEKALADLVEHALRGLPHLAVDRYGNNVVARTRLGRPERVVLAGHLDTVPIAGNVPSRLDGDGVLWGCGTTDMKSGVAVQLRIAATVPEPNRDLTFVFYDQEEVASHLNGLGRIAEAHPDWLAGDFAVLLEPSDAEVEGGCQGTLRVLLHTSGERAHSARSWMGSNAIHAAAPILARLAAYEPRRPVIDGLEYHEGLNAVRIEGGVANNVIPDACTVTVNFRYAPDRSEADALAHVEEVFADCGVTALTVDDSSGGALPGLSHPAAKAFMEAVGGRAMPKFGWTDVSRFSALGVPAVNYGPGDALLAHKVDERVDTKAILHCEERLRAWLTS